One genomic region from Stackebrandtia nassauensis DSM 44728 encodes:
- a CDS encoding bifunctional 3'-5' exonuclease/DNA polymerase, translated as MAVTADGSGGWLLPLDDDGAPAQAPRQVADLAASVAEIEAAQAPRWVLADTAELYPPLLRAGVRLGQCHDVSLIEAILISRQGQAGHPHHLAAAHARIHQLPIPERVTAVAPRQATLFDDDSARPDARAELDVLAEVFADQRARMTADESSVRLLVAAESAGALIAAEMTHVGLPWRVDIHDAVLADLVGPRPVKGMRPKKLQAIADQIAAAFDHPFNPDSPQQVLAAFRKAGHPIETTRAWELKTIDHPAVPPLLRYKELSRVHSAHGWNWLSEWVGDGPGGPDSPAKRFRPRYVVGGVVTGRWATDGGAALQIPKVIRAAATADAGHKLVVADAAQLEPRMLAAMSQDPGMIAAAEADDMYAALAPTFDGSRDDAKIALLSAMYGGTAGNATALLTVMRRRFPTAYAYVEQAARDGEKGGLVRTWLGRTSPAPGDGWWNALTGPGGTRSARDRGRFTRNFVVQGTAAEWALSMMALLRSRLWERELGDLVFFQHDEIIVHCEQSRAETVAGLIQECADQATRLLFGRLSMRVPLSAAIVDSYDKAK; from the coding sequence ATGGCGGTTACGGCAGACGGGAGCGGCGGCTGGCTGCTGCCCCTCGACGACGACGGCGCGCCCGCGCAAGCGCCGCGCCAGGTCGCCGACCTGGCCGCGTCCGTCGCCGAGATCGAGGCCGCCCAGGCCCCGCGCTGGGTGCTGGCCGACACCGCCGAGCTGTACCCGCCGCTGCTGCGTGCCGGGGTGCGGCTGGGGCAGTGCCACGACGTGTCGCTGATCGAGGCGATCCTGATCAGCCGCCAGGGACAGGCGGGCCACCCGCACCACCTGGCCGCCGCCCACGCCCGGATCCACCAGCTGCCGATCCCCGAGCGAGTGACGGCGGTGGCGCCCCGGCAGGCCACCCTGTTCGACGACGACAGCGCCCGGCCCGACGCCCGCGCCGAGCTCGACGTGCTGGCCGAGGTGTTCGCCGACCAGCGCGCCCGCATGACCGCCGACGAGTCCTCGGTGCGGCTGCTGGTGGCCGCCGAGTCGGCCGGTGCGCTGATCGCCGCCGAGATGACCCACGTCGGGCTGCCGTGGCGCGTCGACATCCACGACGCGGTGCTGGCCGACCTGGTCGGGCCCCGGCCCGTCAAAGGCATGCGCCCCAAGAAACTCCAGGCCATCGCCGACCAGATCGCCGCCGCCTTCGACCACCCCTTCAACCCGGACTCGCCGCAGCAGGTCCTGGCCGCGTTCCGCAAGGCCGGGCACCCCATCGAGACCACCCGGGCCTGGGAACTCAAGACCATCGACCATCCCGCGGTGCCGCCGCTGCTGCGCTACAAGGAACTGTCGCGCGTCCACTCCGCGCACGGCTGGAACTGGCTGTCGGAATGGGTCGGCGACGGCCCCGGCGGCCCCGACTCCCCCGCCAAACGATTCCGGCCCCGCTACGTCGTCGGCGGCGTCGTGACCGGACGCTGGGCCACCGACGGCGGCGCCGCGTTGCAGATCCCCAAGGTGATCCGGGCCGCCGCCACCGCCGACGCCGGTCACAAACTCGTCGTCGCCGACGCCGCCCAACTGGAACCGAGGATGCTGGCGGCCATGTCCCAGGACCCGGGCATGATCGCCGCCGCCGAGGCCGACGACATGTACGCCGCCCTGGCCCCCACGTTCGACGGCAGCCGCGACGACGCCAAGATCGCGCTGCTGTCGGCGATGTACGGCGGCACCGCGGGCAACGCCACCGCGCTGCTGACCGTGATGCGGCGCCGGTTCCCCACCGCCTACGCCTACGTCGAGCAGGCCGCCCGCGACGGCGAGAAGGGCGGGCTGGTGCGCACCTGGCTGGGCCGCACCAGTCCGGCGCCCGGCGACGGCTGGTGGAACGCGCTCACCGGCCCCGGCGGCACCCGCTCGGCCCGGGACCGGGGCCGCTTCACCCGCAACTTCGTCGTGCAGGGCACCGCCGCCGAATGGGCACTGTCCATGATGGCGTTGCTGCGCAGTCGACTGTGGGAGCGGGAGCTGGGAGATCTGGTGTTCTTCCAGCACGACGAGATCATCGTCCACTGCGAACAGTCACGGGCCGAGACCGTCGCCGGGCTGATCCAGGAATGCGCCGACCAGGCCACCCGGCTGCTGTTCGGCCGCCTCAGCATGCGGGTGCCGTTGAGCGCCGCGATCGTCGACTCCTACGACAAGGCCAAGTAA